In Gigantopelta aegis isolate Gae_Host chromosome 14, Gae_host_genome, whole genome shotgun sequence, the following proteins share a genomic window:
- the LOC121388151 gene encoding cytochrome c oxidase subunit 4 isoform 1, mitochondrial-like, translating to MSGQLMRIAARTVRISHRALGTAATTTGKEVAMEQPQKDKIYPKIGNRDVVGYGFNGTGSYADREEFPCPAIRFKENTPDVLALRMKEKGDWKKLTLEEKKELYRASFCQTFAEMKAPTGEWKSVTAAVLLALSVSAWFIMWMKTYVYLPMPRTLTAEWQHEMGDRMLNQRQGRVTGFTSNYDLEKGQWK from the exons ATGAGTGGTCAATTGATGCGAATTGCGGCCCGAACCGTGAGAATTTCTCACCGGGCTTTAGGCACAGCGGCAACCACCACTGGTAAAGAGGTGGCTATGGAGCAGCCTCAGAAGGACAAGATCTACCCCAAGATAG GAAATCGAGATGTGGTTGGATATGGTTTCAACGGAACTGGTTCCTATGCCGATAGAGAAGAATTTCCGTGCCCTGCTATCCGCTTCAAGGAAAATACGCCTGACGTTTTGGCTCTGCGAATGAAGGAGAAAGGAGATTGGAAAAAACTTACGCTGGAAGAGAAGAAAGAAT TGTACCGAGCGAGTTTCTGCCAAACGTTTGCCGAGATGAAGGCTCCGACGGGCGAGTGGAAGTCCGTCACAGCGGCCGTTCTCCTGGCTCTTTCAGTCTCAGCCTGGTTCATCATGTGGATGAAAACCTACG TTTATCTGCCGATGCCACGCACCCTCACCGCGGAATGGCAACACGAAATGGGCGACCGGATGCTCAACCAACGGCAAGGGCGTGTTACCGGCTTTACGTCAAATTACGACTTGGAAAAGGGTCAATGGAAATAA